From the genome of Thermaerobacter marianensis DSM 12885:
GGCCGGGGCCGGCGGGGACGAACCGGCCCGGCCCCAACCCGGCTCGCCGGCCTCCCCGGCCCTGGAGGCCCCAGAGAGCCGGCCGGGTGATGCCGGGGGTGTCGCTGGGCCTGCCGAGGCGGCGGGCCGTGACCCGGCGGAGGGGGCCAGCGGCGAAGGAGAAGAGGGGGCGCGTTGATGGTCGGTGAAAAGGACGGCATGGCCAGGGCGGACGCGCCCGGCGGCGGGGTGCCGGCCGGGGGGCCGGCGGAGGACGGGGAGTTCGCTCAGGTGGTCAAGACCCTTCAGGCCGGGCGCCGCTTCGCCCTGTTCCTCCACCTGTCGCCCGACGGCGACAGCATCGGCTCGACCCTGGCGCTGGGCCTCGCCCTGGAACGCCTGGGTAAGCGGACCGTCTGGGTGGGCGCCGACCTGCCCGGCGACGCGTACCGCTTCCTGCCGGCCAGCGACCGGTTCCGTCTCTGGAACGAGGTGGAGGAGGACTGGTCCCAGTACGACGCGGCCGTCCTGCTGGACTGCGCCGATCTGGACCGGGTGGGTCCCGCCCGGGCGGCCATCGAGCGCATCGGCCGGGTCGTCAACGTGGACCATCACCCCTCCAACCGGCGATACGGGGACGTGAACTACGTCGAGCCCGGCGCGGCGGCGGTGGGGGAGATCACCGCCCGCCTGATCGACGCCCTGGGCGTGCCCCTGGACACCGCCATGGCGTACGGCCTCTACACGGCGATCCTCACGGACACCGGCTCCTTCCAGTACGAGAACACCCGGCCCGGAACCCTGCGGCTGGCGGCGCGGCTACTGGAACTGGGGGTGGAGCCCCAGCGGGTGTCCCAGTCGATCTTCGACCAGCGGCCGCTCAGGGTGTTGCGCCTGTTGCGGGAAGCCCTGGGCACCCTGGAGGTGGGCGCGGGCGGCCGGCTGGCGTGGATGACCGTCTCCCGCGCCATGATGGACAGGGTGGGGGCCCACCGCGGGGACACCGAGGGCTTCGTCAACTACCCGCGCTCCCTGGCGGGCGTCGAGGTCGCCCTGCTCTTCGTGGAGGAGCCGGACGGGCGGGTGCGGATCAGCTGGCGCTCCAACCGCGAGGTGGACGTCAGCCGGCTGGCGGCCCGCTTCGGCGGCGGCGGCCACGCCCGGGCGGCGGGTTGCACGCTGGCCGGGCCGCTGGAGAAGGCCCGGGTTCAGGTGCTGCAGGACGTGGCCCGTTACCTGGAAGAACAGGCCACCGAAGCTGCCGGCCCCAGCCCGGGCCCGGGCGGGCCGGGGCCGGGGCCCTGGGGCGGCGGGGAGGGCCCCTCGTGACGGCCGGTCCGTCCAGGGCGCATGGTCGTCGCGGCCGCGCCGGCGGCCCACCGCCCGGCGCCGAGGTGGACGGCGTCCTGCCCGTCCTCAAGCCGCCGGGCATGACCTCCCATGACGTGGTCGACGCCTGCCGCCGCCTCTTCGGGCTGCGCCGGGTGGGCCACGCGGGGACCCTGGATCCGGCGGCGGCGGGGGTCCTGCTGGTGTGCCTGGGCCCGGCCACGCGGCTGGCCGAGTACCTGGGCGAAGCCGCCAAGGCGTACCGCGCCGAGATCTGGCTGGGCGTGGGGACGGACAGCCACGACAGCGAGGGACGGTTGGAGGCCTGGCGGGGTGAGGCGGCGGGGAGCGGGGCCGGCCCGGCGCCGGGAACCCGCCCGGCCGCGGACACCGGGCCGGCAGCCGGCCCGGGACCCGGCCCGGACGAGGCGCGGATCCGCCAGGCGCTGGCGCGGCGGACCGGACCCCAGCTGCAGGTGCCGCCGGCGGTCTCGGCGGTGCGGCAGGACGGGGAGCGGGCGTACCGGCGCCACCGCCAGGGCGAGGCCGTGCACCTCGAGCCGCGGCCGGT
Proteins encoded in this window:
- a CDS encoding tRNA pseudouridine synthase B, which translates into the protein MTAGPSRAHGRRGRAGGPPPGAEVDGVLPVLKPPGMTSHDVVDACRRLFGLRRVGHAGTLDPAAAGVLLVCLGPATRLAEYLGEAAKAYRAEIWLGVGTDSHDSEGRLEAWRGEAAGSGAGPAPGTRPAADTGPAAGPGPGPDEARIRQALARRTGPQLQVPPAVSAVRQDGERAYRRHRQGEAVHLEPRPVTIYRLDLVAFWPGPYPRLLVDVVCSKGTYVRALARDLGADLGCPATLVALVRTAQGPFGLGGAVTLEDLARAVAAGQGPSRVIPPARALAHLPAWVLDQGEAARVAHGGRPRPRTRPWDQPPGPGAGAAAPARVRLLDGAGRLLAVGRLEKAGGGWQAVPEKVLAPASR
- a CDS encoding DHH family phosphoesterase, encoding MVGEKDGMARADAPGGGVPAGGPAEDGEFAQVVKTLQAGRRFALFLHLSPDGDSIGSTLALGLALERLGKRTVWVGADLPGDAYRFLPASDRFRLWNEVEEDWSQYDAAVLLDCADLDRVGPARAAIERIGRVVNVDHHPSNRRYGDVNYVEPGAAAVGEITARLIDALGVPLDTAMAYGLYTAILTDTGSFQYENTRPGTLRLAARLLELGVEPQRVSQSIFDQRPLRVLRLLREALGTLEVGAGGRLAWMTVSRAMMDRVGAHRGDTEGFVNYPRSLAGVEVALLFVEEPDGRVRISWRSNREVDVSRLAARFGGGGHARAAGCTLAGPLEKARVQVLQDVARYLEEQATEAAGPSPGPGGPGPGPWGGGEGPS